Proteins encoded together in one Papio anubis isolate 15944 chromosome 3, Panubis1.0, whole genome shotgun sequence window:
- the CSN2 gene encoding beta-casein, with the protein MKVIILACLVALALAREREQSSASSETVENLSSSEESITQYKQTVEKVKHEDQQQREDERQDKIDPSFQPQPLIYPFVEPIPYGFLPQNILPLAQPAVVLPVPQPEIMEVPKARDTIYTKGRVMPVHKSPMMPFFEPQIPKLTDFENLHLPLPLLQPLMHQVPQPIPQTLALPPQPLWSVPQPKVLPIPQQVVPYPQRAVPVQALLLSQELLLDPTRQIYPVTQPLAPVHNPIRV; encoded by the exons aGGGAACAATCCAGTGCATCCTCTgag actgTAGAAAATCTTTCAAGCAGTGAG gaATCTATTACACAATACAAG cagacagTTGAGAAGGTTAAACATGAGGACCAGCAGCAAAGAGAG gaTGAACGCCAGGATAAAATCGACCCCTCTTTCCAGCCACAGCCTCTGATCTATCCATTCGTTGAGCCTATCCCCTATGGTTTTCTTCCACAAAACATTCTGCCTCTTGCTCAGCCTGCTGTGGTGCTGCCTGTCCCTCAGCCTGAAATAATGGAAGTCCCTAAAGCTAGAGACACTATTTACACTAAAGGCAGAGTGATGCCCGTCCATAAATCTCCAATGATGCCCTTTTTTGAGCCTCAAATCCCAAAACTCACTGATTTTGAAAATCTGCATCTTCCTCTGCCTCTGCTCCAGCCCTTGATGCACCAGGTCCCTCAGCCTATTCCTCAGACTCTTGCGCTTCCCCCTCAGCCCCTGTGGTCTGTTCCTCAGCCCAAAGTCCTGCCTATCCCCCAGCAAGTGGTGCCCTACCCTCAGAGAGCTGTGCCTGTTCAAGCCCTTCTTCTCAGCCAAGAACTTCTACTTGATCCCACCCGCCAGATCTACCCTGTGACTCAGCCACTTGCCCCAGTTCATAACCCCATTAGG gtctAA